Proteins encoded within one genomic window of Acidobacteriota bacterium:
- a CDS encoding 50S ribosomal protein L23 — MSELSPWDVIRMPRLTEKAARLREEAQRWKKRGETYVFDVDPRANKVQIKRAVEQAFDVKVAHVRTVNLPGKRRRYGRFVGYRPARKKAYVTLQPGSKTIDFLEV; from the coding sequence ATGAGCGAGCTGAGCCCTTGGGACGTGATCCGGATGCCGCGCCTCACGGAGAAAGCGGCGCGGCTGCGCGAAGAAGCACAGCGCTGGAAGAAGCGGGGCGAGACCTACGTGTTCGACGTCGACCCGCGGGCGAACAAGGTCCAGATCAAGCGCGCCGTGGAGCAGGCGTTCGATGTGAAGGTCGCGCACGTCCGCACGGTGAACCTTCCCGGCAAGCGGCGCCGTTACGGCCGCTTCGTCGGTTACCGTCCGGCGCGGAAGAAGGCTTACGTGACGCTGCAGCCCGGCAGCAAGACGATCGACTTCCTGGAGGTCTGA
- a CDS encoding 50S ribosomal protein L2, which translates to MPIKKFKPTSPGRRQMEVVVSPEITTTTPYKPLLEPKKRTGGRNNRGRITVWHRGGGHKKRYRVIDFKRDKIGVPGKVVSIEYDPNRSAHIALVSYRDGEKRYILAPAGLQVGQEVISSPDADIVVGNTLPLANIPLGTMVHNVELRPGKGGQLVRSAGAAAQVLAKEGRYAQLRLPSGEVRRVLMECRATIGQVGNVDHGNVSIGKAGRSRWLGRRPVVRGVVMNPVDHPHGGGEGRTSGGRHPVTPWGVPTKGHKTRNNPRTDKFIVRRRKSK; encoded by the coding sequence ATGCCGATCAAGAAGTTCAAGCCGACCTCGCCCGGCCGGCGCCAGATGGAGGTGGTGGTCTCTCCGGAGATCACGACCACCACGCCGTACAAGCCTCTTCTCGAGCCGAAGAAGCGCACCGGGGGTCGCAACAACCGGGGCCGGATCACCGTCTGGCACCGTGGCGGCGGGCACAAGAAGCGCTACCGCGTGATCGACTTCAAGCGCGACAAGATCGGTGTGCCGGGAAAGGTGGTCTCCATCGAGTACGACCCCAACCGGTCGGCGCACATCGCGCTGGTTTCCTATCGGGACGGCGAGAAGCGCTACATTCTGGCGCCGGCAGGACTCCAGGTGGGGCAGGAGGTGATCTCCTCGCCAGACGCCGACATCGTCGTGGGGAACACGCTCCCGCTCGCGAACATCCCGCTGGGTACGATGGTCCACAACGTGGAGCTGCGGCCCGGGAAGGGCGGCCAGCTGGTGAGGAGCGCCGGAGCAGCGGCCCAGGTGCTGGCCAAGGAGGGTCGCTACGCGCAGCTCCGCCTGCCCTCCGGAGAGGTCCGGCGCGTGCTGATGGAGTGCCGGGCCACCATCGGGCAGGTGGGGAACGTCGACCACGGAAACGTGTCGATCGGCAAGGCGGGGAGGTCCCGGTGGCTCGGGCGGCGGCCGGTCGTCCGGGGAGTGGTGATGAACCCCGTCGATCATCCGCACGGCGGCGGCGAGGGCCGCACGTCCGGCGGAAGGCACCCGGTCACCCCGTGGGGCGTCCCGACGAAGGGGCACAAGACCCGGAACAACCCGAGGACGGACAAGTTCATCGTCCGGAGGCGGAAGAGCAAGTAG
- a CDS encoding 30S ribosomal protein S19, with amino-acid sequence MARAVWKGPFVDQHLAKKIEQLNKSNDHRVIKTWSRRSTITPEMVGHTIAVHNGRKFIPVYITENMVGHKLGEFALTRTFKGHAGGKDKRARR; translated from the coding sequence ATGGCGCGCGCGGTTTGGAAAGGTCCCTTCGTGGACCAGCATCTGGCGAAGAAGATCGAGCAGCTCAACAAGAGCAACGACCATCGTGTCATCAAGACGTGGTCGAGGCGCTCGACGATCACGCCGGAGATGGTGGGGCACACGATCGCCGTCCACAACGGCCGGAAGTTCATCCCCGTCTACATCACGGAGAACATGGTCGGGCACAAGCTCGGGGAGTTCGCCCTGACGCGGACCTTCAAGGGCCACGCGGGCGGCAAGGACAAGCGCGCGCGCCGCTGA
- a CDS encoding 50S ribosomal protein L22 has product MVAKATLRYLKGSPQKVRLVVDQIRGRDVGDAMALLKHSRRRAARAVEKLLASAIANAQQREERLDVDKLYVSRAWVDPGPRERRGRPGPMGRFMPVLKRRSHVTLELDMRPAAQD; this is encoded by the coding sequence ATGGTGGCGAAGGCGACACTCCGGTACCTGAAAGGAAGCCCGCAGAAGGTGCGGCTGGTCGTCGACCAGATCCGAGGGCGGGACGTTGGGGACGCGATGGCGCTTCTCAAGCACTCCCGCCGGCGGGCGGCCCGGGCGGTGGAGAAACTCCTCGCCTCGGCGATCGCCAACGCGCAGCAGCGCGAGGAGCGCCTGGACGTCGACAAGCTGTACGTCTCGCGCGCGTGGGTCGATCCGGGGCCGCGGGAGCGGCGCGGGCGTCCGGGCCCGATGGGCCGCTTCATGCCGGTGCTGAAGCGGCGGAGCCACGTGACGTTGGAGCTGGACATGCGCCCGGCGGCGCAGGACTGA
- a CDS encoding 30S ribosomal protein S3 gives MGQKVHPYGFRLGFNRTWKSRWIEKKRYGEFLHEDLRLRDELKKRLYHAGIADIEMERAGEHKLKISLYTARPGIIIGRKGTEVDRLREDLKKRTGREVFINILEVEKPELNAQLVAETIAAQLERRIAFRRAMRKAVESAQRFGAKGIKVRCSGRLGGHEIARSEWYLHGRLPLHTLRADVDYGFAIARTTYGVIGVKCWIYRGEQTEIVATRGRQR, from the coding sequence ATGGGACAGAAGGTCCACCCCTACGGCTTCCGGCTCGGCTTCAACCGGACATGGAAGAGCCGCTGGATCGAGAAGAAGCGGTACGGCGAGTTTCTCCACGAGGACCTGCGCCTCCGGGACGAGCTCAAAAAGCGCCTGTACCACGCCGGGATCGCCGACATCGAGATGGAACGGGCCGGCGAGCACAAGCTGAAGATCAGCCTCTACACGGCGCGGCCCGGGATCATCATCGGCCGCAAGGGCACGGAGGTGGATCGTCTCCGGGAGGATCTGAAGAAGCGCACCGGACGCGAGGTCTTCATCAACATCCTCGAAGTGGAGAAGCCGGAGCTCAACGCGCAGCTGGTCGCCGAAACGATTGCGGCGCAGCTCGAACGGCGCATCGCCTTCCGGCGGGCAATGAGAAAGGCGGTGGAGTCGGCGCAGCGCTTCGGGGCGAAGGGGATCAAGGTGCGTTGCTCGGGGCGCCTGGGCGGTCACGAGATCGCGCGTTCCGAGTGGTATCTCCACGGGCGGCTTCCGCTGCACACGCTGCGGGCGGATGTCGACTACGGTTTCGCGATCGCGAGGACGACGTACGGGGTCATCGGGGTGAAGTGCTGGATTTACCGCGGCGAGCAGACGGAGATCGTCGCGACTCGCGGGCGCCAGCGCTGA
- a CDS encoding 50S ribosomal protein L16 — MLQPSKVKFRKVQRGRMRGLAQRGCTVAFGEYGLKSERCGWVTARQIEAARVAMTRAVKRGGKIWIRIFPDKPVTKKPVEVRMGKGKGAPDHWVAVVKPGTVMFEIGGVNEDLARHAMELAAQKLPVKCRIVTRRAL; from the coding sequence ATGCTCCAGCCGTCGAAGGTCAAGTTCCGGAAGGTGCAGCGGGGCCGCATGCGGGGCCTGGCTCAGCGGGGCTGCACCGTGGCGTTCGGAGAGTACGGACTGAAGTCCGAACGCTGCGGCTGGGTCACCGCCCGGCAGATCGAGGCGGCCCGTGTCGCGATGACGCGGGCGGTCAAGCGCGGCGGGAAGATCTGGATCCGCATTTTCCCCGACAAGCCGGTGACCAAGAAGCCGGTCGAAGTCCGCATGGGGAAGGGGAAAGGGGCGCCGGACCACTGGGTGGCCGTCGTCAAACCGGGCACGGTGATGTTCGAGATCGGAGGCGTGAACGAGGACCTGGCCCGGCATGCGATGGAGCTGGCGGCGCAGAAGCTCCCCGTGAAGTGCCGGATCGTCACGCGCCGGGCGTTGTGA
- a CDS encoding 50S ribosomal protein L29 — MKKMERFREMTDDELRAEETELRRALFNLRLKKAVGQLEKPHQLKETKRDLARVLGLLKERQRAAERRG, encoded by the coding sequence ATGAAGAAGATGGAACGCTTTCGCGAGATGACCGACGACGAGCTCCGCGCCGAGGAAACCGAGTTGCGGCGGGCGTTGTTCAACCTGCGGCTGAAGAAGGCCGTCGGTCAGCTCGAGAAGCCGCACCAGCTGAAGGAAACCAAGCGCGATCTGGCGCGGGTCCTGGGCCTGCTGAAGGAGCGGCAGCGCGCGGCTGAGAGGCGAGGATGA
- a CDS encoding 30S ribosomal protein S17, which translates to MSETKRRSGQRKVGVVIGVPGAKTVKVEVESLVQHPMYKRYVRRSRRFLAHDEQERCRPGDKVEIVESRPLSARKRWRVRQIIARGEESARAAGEAGGNGR; encoded by the coding sequence ATGAGCGAGACGAAGCGGCGATCGGGACAGCGCAAGGTCGGCGTCGTGATCGGCGTGCCGGGCGCGAAAACGGTGAAGGTCGAGGTGGAGAGCCTCGTGCAGCACCCGATGTACAAGCGCTACGTGAGGCGCTCGCGCCGGTTCCTCGCGCACGACGAGCAAGAGCGGTGCCGACCGGGGGACAAGGTCGAGATCGTGGAATCGCGCCCGTTGTCGGCGCGCAAGCGGTGGCGCGTGCGGCAGATCATCGCCCGCGGTGAGGAGTCCGCACGGGCGGCCGGCGAGGCGGGAGGCAACGGCCGATGA
- a CDS encoding 50S ribosomal protein L14 translates to MIQMQSILNVADNSGAKKIMAIRLRGGSAGKYGGVGDVIVASVKEASPDGAIKKGAVVKAVIVRTKRERRRRDGSYISFDENAAVLIKDDGEPVGTRVFGPVARELREKKFMRIVSLAPEVL, encoded by the coding sequence ATGATCCAGATGCAGTCGATCCTCAATGTCGCGGACAACTCCGGCGCCAAGAAGATCATGGCCATCCGGCTTCGCGGCGGCAGCGCCGGGAAGTACGGCGGGGTCGGCGACGTGATCGTCGCGTCCGTGAAGGAAGCGAGTCCGGACGGGGCGATCAAGAAGGGCGCCGTGGTGAAGGCGGTGATCGTTCGGACCAAGCGCGAGCGGCGGCGGCGTGACGGAAGCTACATCAGCTTCGACGAGAACGCCGCGGTCCTGATCAAGGACGACGGCGAGCCGGTCGGCACGCGCGTTTTCGGGCCGGTGGCCAGGGAGCTGCGCGAGAAGAAGTTCATGCGGATCGTGTCTTTGGCGCCCGAGGTCCTTTGA
- a CDS encoding 50S ribosomal protein L24 codes for MHIRKGDEVVVLSGVYRGKRGRVLRVLPDRQRAIVEGVNMVKRHSRGNPRLGIQPGIVEQEAPIHVSNLLPVDPETHKPTRVGYKFLTGAGGRKRKIRIARRSGVELDR; via the coding sequence ATGCACATTCGGAAGGGCGACGAGGTGGTGGTGCTGAGCGGTGTCTACCGCGGCAAGCGGGGCCGGGTTCTCCGCGTGCTGCCGGATCGCCAGCGGGCCATCGTCGAAGGCGTGAACATGGTCAAGCGCCACTCCCGCGGCAATCCACGGCTGGGCATCCAGCCGGGAATCGTCGAACAGGAGGCCCCGATTCACGTTTCCAACCTCCTCCCGGTCGACCCGGAGACGCACAAGCCGACCCGCGTGGGCTACAAGTTCTTGACCGGCGCCGGCGGGCGAAAGCGGAAGATCCGCATCGCCCGTCGCTCCGGCGTGGAACTGGATCGCTGA
- a CDS encoding 50S ribosomal protein L5: MGYYPELKRIYDEQVRPALMEEFGIKNPMAVPTLHKIVVNMGIGEAARDPKLLEAASAELAALSGQRPTIRRARKSIANFKLRAGMPVGVAVTLRGRRMWDFFYRLVNLALPRVRDFRGVSPKGFDGRGNYTLGVKDQLIFPEVNYAKVQRATGMNITIVTSARNDAQARALLAGLGMPFAR, translated from the coding sequence ATGGGCTACTACCCGGAACTGAAGCGGATCTACGACGAGCAGGTGCGCCCCGCCCTCATGGAGGAGTTCGGTATCAAGAACCCCATGGCGGTGCCGACGCTGCACAAGATCGTCGTGAACATGGGAATCGGCGAGGCGGCGCGGGACCCGAAGCTCCTCGAGGCCGCGTCGGCCGAACTGGCCGCGCTTTCGGGGCAGAGACCGACGATCCGGCGGGCCCGGAAGTCCATCGCCAACTTCAAGCTTCGGGCGGGAATGCCGGTGGGTGTCGCGGTGACGCTGCGGGGCCGCCGCATGTGGGACTTCTTCTACCGGTTGGTGAACCTGGCGCTGCCGCGAGTGCGGGACTTCCGTGGCGTCTCCCCGAAAGGATTCGACGGCCGGGGAAACTACACGTTGGGCGTGAAGGACCAGTTGATTTTCCCGGAGGTGAACTACGCCAAGGTGCAGCGCGCCACCGGGATGAACATCACGATCGTCACCTCGGCCAGGAACGACGCTCAGGCGCGAGCGCTGCTGGCCGGGCTGGGGATGCCGTTCGCCCGCTGA
- a CDS encoding type Z 30S ribosomal protein S14 has product MASAAKMATIGKKPKFAVRVRNRCRRCGRPRGYLRKFQLCRICFRELSLQGYIPGVRKASW; this is encoded by the coding sequence ATGGCAAGCGCTGCGAAGATGGCGACGATCGGGAAGAAGCCCAAGTTCGCCGTCCGGGTGCGGAATCGCTGCCGGCGGTGCGGGCGTCCGCGCGGCTACCTGCGGAAGTTCCAGCTGTGCCGCATCTGCTTTCGGGAACTGAGCCTGCAGGGGTACATCCCGGGCGTGCGCAAGGCGAGTTGGTAG
- a CDS encoding 30S ribosomal protein S8, producing the protein MSMTDPIADLLTRIRNALMAGHEQVTIPSSRMKREIARILKEEGFIRDYRHEDDGRQGKLHLELKYGPNGERVISGLERVSRPGRRVYIGCQEIPDVLGGMGITILSTSKGVVDGQTARRLNVGGEWLCNIW; encoded by the coding sequence ATGTCGATGACCGATCCGATTGCCGACCTGCTGACGCGCATCAGGAACGCGCTGATGGCGGGTCACGAGCAGGTGACGATTCCGTCCTCGAGGATGAAGCGGGAAATCGCGCGAATCCTCAAGGAGGAGGGCTTCATCCGCGACTACAGGCACGAGGATGACGGCCGCCAGGGCAAGCTTCACCTCGAGCTGAAGTACGGGCCCAACGGGGAGAGGGTGATCTCCGGCCTCGAGCGGGTCTCGCGTCCGGGGCGGCGCGTCTACATCGGGTGCCAGGAGATCCCCGATGTCCTCGGCGGGATGGGAATCACGATCCTGTCGACATCCAAGGGCGTCGTCGACGGGCAGACCGCGCGCCGTCTCAACGTGGGCGGCGAGTGGCTCTGCAACATCTGGTAG
- a CDS encoding 50S ribosomal protein L6 gives MSRIGLKPVPLPAGVSIEPGARACKVKGPKGELTVPVADGISIEVADGVANVKRSDDSKPRRALHGLTRALLANAVTGVSQGYERVLEIHGTGYRAEMKGNNLVLQLGFSHPVEFPLPKGISARVEERNTVIVLSGIDKQEIGQVAANLRRLRPPDPYKGKGIRYRGERISLKPGKAAGK, from the coding sequence GTGTCTCGGATAGGGCTGAAACCGGTGCCTTTGCCCGCGGGCGTCTCGATCGAGCCCGGTGCGAGGGCGTGCAAAGTCAAGGGGCCGAAGGGGGAACTCACGGTCCCCGTGGCGGACGGCATCTCCATCGAGGTCGCCGACGGAGTGGCGAACGTCAAGCGGTCCGACGATTCGAAGCCGCGGCGGGCGCTTCACGGCCTGACCCGCGCGCTCCTGGCCAACGCGGTGACGGGGGTCAGCCAGGGCTACGAGAGGGTGCTGGAGATCCACGGCACGGGCTACCGGGCGGAGATGAAGGGGAACAACCTGGTGCTCCAGCTGGGCTTCAGCCATCCGGTGGAATTCCCGCTGCCCAAGGGAATCAGCGCCCGCGTCGAGGAGAGGAACACGGTCATCGTGCTCTCGGGAATCGACAAGCAGGAGATCGGGCAGGTGGCGGCGAATCTGCGCCGCCTGCGGCCCCCGGATCCCTACAAGGGGAAGGGGATCCGCTATCGAGGCGAACGCATCAGCCTGAAACCGGGCAAGGCGGCCGGAAAGTAG
- a CDS encoding 50S ribosomal protein L18 has product MYARVDRKRARLKVRRRIRGKISGTAERPRLCVYRSLKHIYAQAVDDTTGRTLAFASTREKEIQAQQPYGGNVAAARLVGRTIAQRLLALGVEKVVFDRGGFRYHGRVKALADAAREGGLKF; this is encoded by the coding sequence ATGTACGCGAGAGTGGATCGGAAACGGGCGAGGCTGAAGGTGCGCCGGCGCATCCGGGGAAAGATCTCGGGGACGGCCGAGCGGCCGCGGCTGTGCGTGTACCGGAGCTTGAAGCATATCTACGCGCAGGCCGTCGACGACACGACCGGGAGGACGTTGGCCTTCGCCTCCACGCGCGAGAAGGAGATCCAGGCGCAGCAGCCGTACGGCGGAAACGTCGCCGCAGCGCGGCTCGTCGGCCGCACGATCGCGCAGCGGCTGCTGGCGCTCGGGGTGGAGAAGGTGGTTTTCGACCGGGGCGGGTTCCGCTACCACGGGCGCGTGAAGGCCCTGGCGGACGCGGCCCGGGAAGGTGGCTTGAAGTTCTGA
- a CDS encoding 30S ribosomal protein S5 → MAFDRDRDSADLRDQVVFINRVTKVVKGGKNFSFSALVVVGDGKGRVGFGMGKAKEVPAAIAKGIEKAKRSMIRVPLKGTTIPHQVVGHHGAGKVLLKPAAPGTGVIAGGAVRAILESLGVQDVLTKCIGTQNPHNVVRATFDGLKQLKDAREVARLRGIPLERIDRTAAGGAPPAVAESEA, encoded by the coding sequence GTGGCTTTCGACAGAGACAGGGACAGCGCGGACCTTAGAGATCAGGTCGTCTTCATCAACCGCGTCACCAAGGTGGTGAAGGGCGGCAAGAACTTCTCCTTCTCGGCGCTCGTGGTGGTCGGAGACGGGAAGGGCCGCGTCGGCTTCGGCATGGGCAAGGCCAAGGAGGTGCCGGCCGCGATCGCCAAGGGGATCGAGAAGGCGAAGCGGTCGATGATCCGGGTTCCGCTGAAAGGCACGACGATTCCGCACCAGGTGGTCGGCCACCACGGCGCGGGGAAAGTGCTGCTCAAGCCGGCGGCGCCGGGAACGGGCGTGATCGCGGGTGGGGCGGTGCGGGCGATCCTGGAGTCCCTGGGGGTCCAGGACGTGCTGACGAAGTGCATCGGCACGCAAAACCCCCACAACGTCGTCCGGGCGACCTTCGACGGCCTGAAGCAGCTGAAGGACGCGCGAGAGGTCGCCCGGCTGCGCGGCATCCCGCTGGAGCGGATCGACAGGACGGCCGCGGGCGGCGCGCCGCCGGCCGTCGCGGAGAGCGAGGCATGA
- the rpmD gene encoding 50S ribosomal protein L30: protein MSTGRLRIQQVRSGIGAPRKHKKILQALGLGRIDRVVELPDNGAVRGMVAKIPHLVRIVPPGEAAGRRTGRSGR from the coding sequence ATGAGCACGGGCAGGTTGCGCATCCAGCAGGTCCGCAGCGGCATCGGCGCGCCGCGGAAGCACAAGAAGATCCTCCAGGCGCTGGGGCTCGGGCGCATCGACCGCGTGGTGGAACTGCCCGACAACGGAGCGGTTCGCGGCATGGTGGCGAAGATTCCGCACCTCGTGCGGATCGTCCCTCCGGGTGAGGCGGCCGGCCGGCGGACCGGAAGGAGCGGACGATGA
- a CDS encoding 50S ribosomal protein L15 yields the protein MRLHDIGPAPGARKRRKRVGRGPGSGLGKTAGRGNKGQKSRSGYSRRWGFEGGQMPLVRRVPKRGFTNIFREEFAEVNVAQLARLQESEITPELLVERGILRRREAGRVKLLGRGELDRAVTVRVHAASASAVRKVEAAGGKVELIRGREAPDR from the coding sequence ATGAGGCTGCATGACATCGGCCCTGCCCCCGGTGCGCGGAAGCGCCGGAAGCGGGTCGGCCGGGGCCCGGGGTCCGGCCTCGGCAAGACGGCAGGCCGCGGGAACAAGGGGCAGAAGTCGCGATCGGGTTACTCCCGGCGCTGGGGATTCGAGGGCGGCCAGATGCCGCTGGTGCGCCGTGTGCCGAAGCGCGGCTTCACCAACATCTTCCGGGAGGAGTTCGCCGAGGTCAATGTCGCTCAGCTGGCCCGGCTCCAGGAGAGCGAGATCACTCCCGAGCTGCTGGTGGAACGGGGCATCCTCCGCCGCCGCGAGGCCGGCCGGGTGAAGCTGCTGGGCCGGGGAGAGCTGGACCGGGCCGTCACCGTGCGGGTGCACGCGGCGAGCGCGTCGGCGGTGCGGAAGGTCGAGGCGGCGGGTGGCAAGGTGGAGCTGATCCGCGGCCGTGAGGCGCCGGACCGATGA
- the secY gene encoding preprotein translocase subunit SecY: MISGLIESMSNIWRIKDLRQRVVFTFALLGVYRIGRYIPIPGVSVEALNEFFSRNQGGVFGLVNMFTGGNFRRLTIFALGIMPYISASIILQLLAVVIPYLEKLQKEGEVGRRKITQYTRYGTVALSIIQSLGICIWITRVSGTSQPIVPNPGPLFFFTTVLTLTTGTAFIMWLGEQITERGIGNGISLIIYAGIVAGLMPAAVGLIRETFNGERSLFTVIALGIVMALTTAAVVFVERAQRRIPIQYASRVRGRRMVRGTATFLPLKVNTGGVIPVIFASSLLALPMTMVQVLYSRFPVRFLGVLQRQLQYNMPLWDFLYVLLIIGFCFFYTSIIFNPMDTAENMKRVGGFIPGVRPGKQTAQYIDRVLTRLTFAGAIYLSLVSLLPIFLISGFPLHLIEPAAIGEFFDRMIPFRFVKEGLRVQFFFGGTSLLIVVGVAMDTVQQIESQLVMRHYDGFLKGARVKGRRG; this comes from the coding sequence ATGATTTCGGGACTCATCGAAAGCATGTCGAACATCTGGCGCATCAAGGATCTGCGCCAGAGGGTGGTCTTCACGTTCGCGCTGTTGGGCGTCTACCGGATCGGGCGCTACATCCCGATTCCCGGGGTGAGCGTGGAGGCCCTGAACGAGTTCTTCTCCCGCAATCAGGGGGGTGTGTTCGGCCTCGTCAACATGTTCACGGGAGGGAACTTCCGCCGCCTGACGATCTTCGCGCTGGGGATCATGCCGTACATCTCGGCATCGATCATCCTGCAGCTGCTGGCGGTGGTGATCCCGTATCTCGAGAAACTCCAGAAGGAGGGCGAGGTCGGCCGGCGGAAGATCACCCAGTACACCCGGTACGGAACCGTCGCGCTCTCCATCATCCAATCGCTGGGCATCTGCATTTGGATCACCCGCGTCAGCGGGACCTCCCAGCCCATCGTTCCGAACCCGGGGCCGCTTTTCTTCTTCACCACGGTCCTCACGCTCACGACCGGGACCGCATTCATCATGTGGCTCGGCGAGCAGATCACCGAGCGCGGCATCGGTAACGGGATTTCTCTCATCATCTACGCCGGGATCGTGGCGGGCCTGATGCCGGCCGCCGTCGGCCTGATCCGGGAGACCTTCAACGGCGAGCGCAGCCTGTTCACGGTGATCGCCCTGGGCATCGTCATGGCGCTCACCACGGCGGCGGTGGTCTTCGTCGAGCGGGCACAGCGACGGATCCCCATCCAGTATGCGTCGCGCGTCCGGGGCCGGCGGATGGTGCGCGGGACGGCGACCTTCCTGCCGCTCAAGGTGAACACCGGCGGGGTGATCCCGGTGATCTTCGCCTCGTCGCTGCTGGCGCTGCCGATGACAATGGTCCAGGTTCTCTATTCCCGATTCCCGGTGAGGTTCCTCGGCGTCCTGCAGCGACAGCTCCAGTACAACATGCCCCTGTGGGACTTCCTGTACGTCCTCCTGATCATCGGGTTCTGCTTCTTCTACACGTCGATCATCTTCAATCCGATGGATACGGCGGAGAACATGAAGCGCGTCGGCGGCTTCATTCCGGGGGTGCGTCCGGGGAAGCAGACCGCGCAGTACATCGACCGCGTCCTGACGAGGCTGACCTTCGCTGGAGCGATCTACCTGAGCCTGGTCTCCCTGCTGCCGATCTTCCTCATCAGCGGATTTCCGCTGCACCTCATCGAGCCGGCGGCGATCGGTGAGTTCTTCGACCGGATGATTCCCTTCCGGTTCGTGAAGGAAGGCCTCCGGGTCCAGTTCTTCTTCGGAGGCACTTCGCTGCTCATCGTCGTGGGCGTGGCGATGGACACGGTGCAGCAGATCGAAAGCCAGCTGGTGATGCGGCACTACGACGGCTTCCTGAAGGGAGCCCGCGTGAAAGGCCGGAGGGGATGA
- a CDS encoding adenylate kinase, which yields MRIVLFGPPGAGKGTQAERIAAAWGIPHISTGDMLRAAVRSGSDLGRRVESIMNSGALVPDELIGEVVAERLREPDAEKGFLLDGFPRTVEQVGILDRVLEKTGGRLDRVLLLDVPEQVVLERLLGRAEQGDRGEKRADDNEETIRERLRVYREQTRPVADLYRERGLLTEIDGTGTIEQVFSRIQSVLAEVAG from the coding sequence ATGAGGATCGTTCTCTTCGGCCCCCCGGGAGCGGGGAAGGGCACCCAGGCGGAGCGGATCGCCGCCGCGTGGGGAATCCCGCACATCAGCACGGGCGACATGCTGCGGGCGGCGGTCCGGTCGGGCAGTGACCTGGGGCGGCGGGTCGAGTCGATCATGAACAGCGGAGCCCTCGTCCCGGACGAGCTCATCGGGGAGGTGGTGGCGGAGCGGTTGAGGGAACCGGACGCGGAAAAGGGCTTCCTCCTGGACGGCTTCCCGCGGACGGTGGAGCAGGTGGGGATTCTCGACCGCGTGCTGGAGAAGACCGGCGGTCGGCTCGACCGCGTGCTCCTGCTCGACGTGCCCGAGCAGGTGGTGCTGGAACGCCTCCTGGGACGAGCCGAGCAGGGCGATCGCGGAGAGAAGCGGGCCGACGACAACGAGGAGACGATCCGGGAACGTCTCCGGGTCTACCGGGAGCAGACGCGCCCGGTGGCGGACCTGTATCGGGAACGGGGCCTCCTGACCGAGATCGACGGTACCGGGACGATCGAGCAGGTCTTCTCCCGGATCCAGAGCGTGCTGGCGGAGGTGGCCGGCTGA
- the map gene encoding type I methionyl aminopeptidase encodes MVQRTPEEIDRIDRACRVVRTILSELAERVREGVTTAELDRYAETRAAEFGARPAFKGYMGYPASVCISVNEEIIHGIPSDRRLRRGDLVSLDFGVLLDGYYGDSAITCAVGEVSAEDARLSRVTRECLLRAIERVVPGGHISDIGHEVESHARSEGFSVVREFVGHAIGTRLHEDPQVPNYGRPGRGPRIAEGMVLAIEPMITAGEAEVKVLEDGWTAVTRDGSRAAHWELVVAATADGPRVLGGPADGA; translated from the coding sequence ATGGTCCAGCGGACGCCGGAGGAGATCGACCGGATCGACCGGGCCTGCCGGGTCGTTCGGACGATCCTGTCCGAGCTGGCGGAGCGCGTGCGGGAGGGGGTGACCACCGCGGAGCTGGACCGCTACGCCGAGACCCGGGCGGCGGAATTCGGCGCCCGGCCGGCCTTCAAGGGGTACATGGGGTACCCGGCGAGCGTCTGCATCTCGGTGAACGAGGAGATCATCCACGGGATCCCCTCCGACCGCCGGCTGAGGCGGGGCGACCTGGTCAGCCTCGATTTCGGGGTCCTCCTGGATGGCTACTACGGGGATTCCGCGATAACCTGTGCGGTGGGCGAGGTGTCCGCCGAGGATGCCCGGCTCTCGCGGGTGACGCGGGAGTGCCTGCTGCGGGCGATCGAGCGGGTCGTCCCGGGCGGTCACATCTCCGACATCGGCCACGAGGTCGAGTCCCACGCCAGGAGCGAGGGCTTCTCCGTGGTGCGGGAGTTCGTCGGGCACGCCATCGGCACCCGCCTCCACGAGGATCCGCAGGTCCCGAACTACGGCCGGCCGGGCCGAGGGCCGCGGATCGCCGAGGGAATGGTGCTCGCCATCGAGCCGATGATCACGGCGGGCGAAGCTGAGGTGAAAGTGCTCGAGGACGGTTGGACGGCGGTGACGCGGGACGGGTCGCGCGCCGCCCATTGGGAACTGGTCGTCGCCGCGACCGCCGACGGACCCAGGGTCCTGGGCGGTCCGGCCGACGGTGCATGA